A stretch of the Gossypium hirsutum isolate 1008001.06 chromosome D07, Gossypium_hirsutum_v2.1, whole genome shotgun sequence genome encodes the following:
- the LOC107954100 gene encoding transcription factor PCL1, producing the protein MGQEVKMRDFEANGGDDEEATANAITTIVDDDDDDVEERVIEWEMGLPNCDDLTPLSQSLIPPELASAFSISPEPRRTTVDVNRASRNTLSSLRSTGAHSSTTNNNNSNSNFRDTIVVEAEGYGSGSGSGSDPKKMRKMDIAEEADSAVRTTENSDDPSGRTLKRQRLVWTPQLHKRFVDVVAHLGIKSAVPKTIMQLMNVEGLTRENVASHLQKYRLYLKRMQGLSNEGPSASDQLFASTPVPQSLHETGSGGGGGGGGGGSGGAGANGNGHLGMAIPMPYGAPMMPVPMPMCGHVGMHQGLYHQQRQHHHQNGYEANSYGMMQQRDWSGGNRYGSQ; encoded by the coding sequence ATGGGTCAAGAAGTGAAGATGAGGGACTTTGAAGCTAACGGCGGAGACGATGAAGAAGCAACCGCAAACGCCATCACCACCATCGTTGATGACGACGACGACGATGTTGAAGAAAGAGTTATCGAATGGGAGATGGGATTACCTAACTGCGATGATTTAACTCCATTATCCCAATCCTTAATCCCGCCGGAACTTGCCTCCGCTTTCAGCATCTCGCCGGAGCCTCGTCGGACCACTGTTGATGTCAACCGCGCTTCTCGCAATACTCTCTCTTCTCTCCGCTCTACCGGGGCCCACTCCTCAACCACCAATAACAATAACAGTAATAGCAATTTCCGTGATACGATAGTGGTTGAAGCGGAAGGATATGGGTCGGGGTCGGGCTCCGGATCTGACCCGAAGAAGATGAGGAAGATGGATATTGCAGAGGAAGCGGATTCAGCGGTTAGGACGACGGAGAACTCGGACGATCCGTCGGGGAGGACATTGAAACGACAGCGTTTAGTGTGGACGCCGCAGCTGCACAAGAGATTCGTTGATGTGGTGGCTCATCTAGGGATTAAAAGCGCGGTTCCCAAAACAATCATGCAGTTAATGAACGTGGAAGGCTTGACCCGCGAGAACGTCGCCAGTCATTTGCAAAAATATCGGCTTTACTTGAAGAGAATGCAAGGGTTAAGCAACGAAGGCCCTTCAGCTTCCGATCAGCTTTTTGCATCAACACCGGTGCCGCAGAGTCTTCACGAGACTGGAAGTGGTGGCGGTGGcggtggaggaggaggaggaagtgGTGGTGCTGGTGCCAATGGGAATGGGCATTTGGGTATGGCTATACCGATGCCTTATGGGGCACCAATGATGCCGGTACCGATGCCGATGTGTGGACATGTGGGGATGCATCAAGGATTGTATCATCAACAAAGACAACATCACCATCAGAATGGGTACGAAGCGAACTCCTATGGGATGATGCAGCAGAGAGACTGGTCTGGTGGGAATAGATATGGTTCccaatga